From one Felis catus isolate Fca126 chromosome E2, F.catus_Fca126_mat1.0, whole genome shotgun sequence genomic stretch:
- the CE2H19orf85 gene encoding uncharacterized protein C19orf85 homolog — protein MHPGAPTASGGSEPSPRELCAFVSGAAAHVLRALHPRRTRPPKRRPNHRRFLHNQICRQFANIEAATQRLALSILSQKAPPQRPPPRRPPPPPPSPFLGVACAVAPTEEPCASPGPSLAALDASTLDLFDDIALTPECPSVPSGLSHCAWGQPDLRQASHFYNRLPPTPNALEEVDGLWPPEGDWVGRWEVPCACHSQGTPEGWGSCSP, from the exons ATGCACCCCGGGGCCCCCACAGCCTCTGGGGGCTCTGAGCCCAGCCCTCGGGAGCTGTGTGCCTTCGTGAGTGGGGCAGCCGCCCACGTGCTGCGCGCCCTACACCCTCGGAGGACCCGGCCCCCCAAAAGGAGGCCCAACCACAGGAGGTTTCTGCACAACCAGATCTGCAg GCAGTTTGCCAACATTGAGGCTGCCACCCAGCGCCTGGCCCTGTCTATCCTGTCTCAGAAGGCACCTCCCCAGAGACCGCCACCCCGAAGGCCGCCCCCGCCGCCTCCGTCCCCCTTCCTGGGGGTGGCCTGTGCTGTGGCCCCCACTGAGGAGCCCTGCGCCAGCCCCGGCCCAAGTCTCGCCGCCCTGGATGCCTCCACCCTCGACCTCTTTGATGACATTGCACTCACCCCAGAGTGTCCCTCAGTGCCATCTGGTCTATCCCACTGTGCTTGGGGCCAGCCAGACCTGAGGCAGGCCTCACATTTCTATAACCGCCTGCCCCCTACCCCGAATGCACTGGAGGAAGTGGACGGGCTCTGGCCTCCTGAGGGGGACtgggtgggcaggtgggaggtGCCTTGTGCCTGTCACTCTCAGGGAACCCCTGAGGGCTGGGGGAGCTGCTCCCCATGA
- the ISOC2 gene encoding isochorismatase domain-containing protein 2 isoform X2 translates to MAAVRPNLGRVLPGSSILFLCDMQEKFRHVAYFPQIVSVAARMLKVARLLEVPAVLTEQYPEGLGPTVPELGAEGLRPLAKTCFSMVPAVQQELDTRPQLRSVLLCGIETQACILNTTLDLLDRGLQVHVVVDACSSRSQVDRLVALARMRQSGAFLSTSEGLILQLVGDAAHPQFKEIQKIIKEPAPDSGLLGLFQGQNPLFR, encoded by the exons ATGGCAGCTGTGAGGCCCAACCTGGGCCGAGTCCTCCCTGGGTCGTCTATCCTCTTCCTGTGTGACATGCAGGAGAAGTTCCGCCATGTCGCCTACTTCCCCCAGATAGTCTCTGTGGCCGCCCGCATGCTCAAG GTGGCCAGGCTGCTGGAGGTACCGGCTGTGCTGACGGAGCAGTACCCAGAAGGCCTGGGCCCCACGGTGCCCGAGCTGGGGGCTGAAGGCCTGCGGCCACTGGCCAAAACTTGCTTCAGCATGGTGCCCGCGGTGCAACAGGAGCTAGACACGCGGCCCCAGCTGCGCTCCGTGCTCCTCTGTGGCATTGAGACCCAGGCCTGCATCTTG AACACGACCTTGGACCTCCTGGACCGGGGGCTGCAGGTCCATGTGGTGGTGGATGCCTGCTCCTCCCGCAG CCAGGTGGACAGGCTGGTGGCACTGGCCCGGATGCGGCAGAGCGGCGCCTTCCTCTCCACCAGTGAGGGGCTCATTCTGCAGCTTGTGGGTGACGCCGCCCACCCCCAGTTTAAGGAG ATCCAGAAGATCATCAAGGAGCCCGCGCCAGACAGCGGGCTGCTGGGCCTCTTCCAAGGCCAGAACCCCCTCTTCCGCTGA
- the ISOC2 gene encoding isochorismatase domain-containing protein 2 isoform X1 — protein MGLTAGMALKRRPAVGGAAAVQKVFLAKGEAEAKGCRWTGTRPIQRTGVGHAECSVSVTGEEAERSQIRVFPEWRGLHKGAGQSQICRSRRSSRSPRQTAGCWASSKARTPSSAELLTPKTTLLSSGPQWNHFAPILGIPTVVQSTGSATPSGGEVESYLAIGPELPEMQMRLVEAGRQLAEQSWGRGSAPGHFKRREGEGEGVSQAVGPGLAE, from the exons atGGGGCTCACAGCAGGGATGGCCCTTAAGCGGAGGCCTGCAGTGGGAGGGGCAGCGGCCGTCCAGAAAGTGTTCCTGGCCAAAGGAGAAGCTGAGGCAAAGGGCTGCAGGTGGACCGGAACTCGCCCTATTCAAAGAACCGGAGTGGGCCATGCCGAGTGCTCGGTGAGTGTgacaggggaggaggcagagaggagccagATCCGTGTCTTCCCGGAGTGGAGGGGTTTGCACAAGGGAGCTGGCCAGAGTCAGATCTGCAG ATCCAGAAGATCATCAAGGAGCCCGCGCCAGACAGCGGGCTGCTGGGCCTCTTCCAAGGCCAGAACCCCCTCTTCCGCTGAACTCCTCACCCCGAAGACCACCCTCCTGTCATCTGGACCTCAGTGGAATCACTTTGCCCCCATCCTTGGAATCCCAACAGTGGTGCAGTCCACCGGGAGTGCCACCCCCtcgggaggggaggtggagagctACCTTGCCATTGGGCCAGAGCTCCCGGAAATGCAAATGAGACTCGTGGAAGCTGGGCGGCAGTTGGCTGAGcagagctgggggcggggctcgGCCCCGGGCCACTTCAAGAggcgggaaggggagggggagggagtgtCACAGGCTGTGGGACCCGGACTTGCCGAATAA